One genomic region from Sphingomicrobium aestuariivivum encodes:
- a CDS encoding M23 family metallopeptidase → MKSLLVAVVTAIVTSMGWLVAFNSGIVSPAKEKVAEAPAPTAAAPEPRPMQDAEFETVGEEGLDRGDTLRLDPELRRARSVEIGPRGMAVPVAGVAPEALVDTYTQARAGGARRHDAIDIMADTGTPVVAAAPGVLEKIYFSDGGGGKTLYVRSSDKKWIYYYAHLDEYAPGLEEGDAIALGQRLGTVGYTGNANPDGPHLHFAVHRMEPEEGWWEGRPVNPYPLLAGEDEDG, encoded by the coding sequence ATGAAGTCGCTGCTCGTCGCCGTCGTCACCGCCATCGTCACCTCGATGGGCTGGCTGGTCGCGTTCAACTCGGGGATAGTGTCGCCCGCGAAGGAGAAGGTCGCCGAGGCGCCTGCCCCCACTGCCGCAGCGCCCGAACCGCGCCCGATGCAGGATGCCGAATTCGAGACGGTGGGCGAGGAGGGGCTCGACCGCGGCGACACGTTGCGGCTCGATCCCGAATTGCGGCGCGCCCGCTCGGTCGAGATCGGTCCGCGCGGCATGGCGGTGCCGGTCGCGGGCGTGGCGCCCGAAGCGCTGGTCGACACTTATACGCAGGCGCGTGCCGGCGGGGCCCGGCGCCACGACGCGATCGACATCATGGCGGATACCGGCACGCCCGTCGTCGCGGCGGCGCCCGGCGTGCTGGAGAAGATCTATTTTTCGGACGGCGGCGGAGGCAAGACGCTCTATGTCCGCTCAAGCGACAAGAAGTGGATCTACTATTACGCCCACCTCGATGAATATGCGCCGGGGCTCGAGGAAGGCGATGCGATCGCGCTCGGCCAGCGGCTCGGCACGGTGGGTTATACGGGCAATGCCAACCCCGACGGTCCCCACCTCCATTTCGCGGTCCATCGGATGGAGCCCGAGGAGGGCTGGTGGGAAGGCCGCCCCGTCAATCCCTATCCGCTGCTTGCAGGCGAGGATGAGGACGGCTAG